The segment aaatttcatattttttcaTCCCACTAATAAATCGATTTATTAAACTACAGggcaatttattttaattttcagtGTATTGTTACTGAACGTACTACATCAATATTCATCGTATGGCAATCAAATTATTTCTGAGAGTTATTCATAAGgtttattaactgttaatgAATAAACAGCTTAGAGTATAATCATCGTCTGTTTCTATGTATACTGTTTATCCTCTCccaaaaaaataaatttctcaCCCTTTCAAGTGTCAAAGTCCTAATTACAATCCTGATTTAATTTTAGTTATTGTGTGGAATAACAAATAATTCGAACTATGTCcctgattttgatggagttttgttctctgagctggaNNNNNNNNNNNNNNNNNNNNNNNNNNNNNNNNNNNNNNNNNNNNNNNNNNNNNNNNNNNNNNNNNNNNNNNNNNNNNNNNNNNNNNNNNNNNNNNNNNNNNNNNNNNNNNNNNNNNNNNNNNNNNNNNNNNNNNNNNNNNNNNNNNNNNNNNNNNNNNNNNNNNNNNNNNNNNNNNNNNNNNNNNNNNNNNNNNNNNNNNaaaacacttcacttctacccgaagtttgtgctgatgatgtcgtccagaaggacgatgaaagctccatgaccaaaccatccagctcagagaacaaaactccatcaaaaccatccacctaagctacaaatcttctccaccatctcactaTGTCCCTGAATTTAATTTCTCTATTCAATTAAAAATGtaacaaacaaataaagaaaactatCATCCTAGTAATAATAGTCAAAATTGTCCGGGATTATAAGTATCTTAAAGATATAGAGAAATTCGTTTTCATTTCTTGATAAATCCAAATTCTTATACCTTACTATACATCTTCTATTTTTAACCAACTTCTTATCTCCTTATCTCTGCTTACACTTATCACATTACTTCAGGCTAGATTTAGAatagtcattatatgtgaaaaattatatttgaaatagtctcagcgattgaaatttaaatgattaCAACATTTCGTCCAGCTAGCTTGTCTagaatttttcacatataatgacttctctatgctcggcgcccaatttttgtcaagctattcgttctaaccttgacaaatATTCGTATAAGTTTAGAATATTTATGCATTTTATTATGCTATTTCGATGGAAAATTCAAATGATTCTATTTTATAATCCAGTTATGAAGATaggcaaagatgggtagtggctagcagtggaatccaggacgcgcgtttcgtcctttttgggactcgtcagcttaccatgcttgtgaattaaggctatatcgaggcaatacgcacagtatgcacatatgccaattagagattgaccagttgcagtcctaaaaaaaacatcaatggggagatccaaacaaacaatactaagtaaatttcagttATAAAGAAGTTGGATATTTATGGATTGTCAAATGGAAACATTGGACATATTTCATCATTCTCATTAgctatcaataaataaatatctctaTATAATTGACTAATTAAGGACACATTTAGCAGACAAATGTATGAAATTCTCTACAGTCTCATGCAATCCTATAAAATTTATCCAAACAACCAATTAGTTTTGactaagttttttttttaatattaagtGTCCAAAAAAACGTAACCTCTATCACAATAAATGATGCACCAATTCAAAATCAGGATATCAATTTAGCTCTGTCCAATTATATGGTCTgttacaaaaaaagaaaagtctTCAAACCAGAATAGCTCAAATTGTAGTTCAAGCTAATTGTATGATGTAACTTTTACTTAACAACATCCCAAGTCTCCAAAATTGTTTTGAATTTCAGAAAGAAAAAATCCACTTTTCATGttcaattttaaaattatacatAAACTAACAAGCAATTAGAAATACGTAACTAATAATCAGTTACATGTTTGTTGGATCTAACTTGGattttaaaaaagaacattGAATAATTCAATAGAACTTGTTCATCATTTTGTCTCATATTCACTTTCGACTTCGTAACATGTACACACACCAAATAGAGTATAATTAAACATTACACTTGAACAAGCACATATTTTCTTATCATCTACAGAAATGTTTGGTGATAATAGTGTAATACCATcggtttattatatttttgccAGTATAGCTGATATTAGTGGAgtattattcaatatatttacATTGATCTTTATATCATTTACAAATTTAGGTTCAAAATCTTCTACCATCCTATTTTGTACACAATGTGGTTTCGATGGATTAGCTTGTTTTTTTGCAATCATTACATTATTTACAAGTGTGGATATTGGCAATTATAATGATTGGTTTGCTGTATTTTTATGTCGTATATGGATTTCTGAATATTGGACCAAATTAATTGAATTGTTGAATGTATCCAATTTAATGTGGATAAGTATTGATCGATTCTGTGCTGTTTATctacaaataaaatataaagctTTTCAAAAATATGAACTTTTCATATGTTATACATTTATATTATGTAATGCAATTTTAACTCCTATACCATTTATATTTACAGTGAAACATGACAATGATACTTGTAATATCACTGATTTAGCCTATGATTCACAGTTTGCAAACTTTCTTGTTTTCAATTGGTTTGTATTTGCTTATATAATCCCTTCAGTAGTAATGATTACTTGTTATTCTCGAGTATACTGCATTATCAAACATTCGGTAGTACAATCTCAAGCTAATAATTCTTCATCATTTACAACTGAATGTAGTACGCAGATTGGGAATACTTCAACATTTTCACAACTCCAAACATCAACCCATAAATCAGCATCAAAACCATCTTCATCTCTGAGACAGGTTCAATCCGTTCTACTAAGTATAACATTGATGTgtagtttatttgttttaagtCATTCATACtatcatatttattcattattaagtTTGTTTGGTGCAATAGAATACCAAGCTATATCATTACAAAGACGTTTATCAGTATTTTTCACTGTTATTAACAGTTCTTTAAAtccaattattttattattgtcaAGTCAAAAATTAAGAAGAAGATTAAATAAATTCTTTcgtaaattttgttttaaaatgaagTTTTCAAAGAATTCTAATACAGTAATAAGTACAATAGATAGTAATACAAAAACTTCTGGAGACTAATATCATTAAAGCAAGTTGATAAAATTCATTGATTACTCAAAAAAGTTTGTTACTATATGTATGTGTTGgtgtgattgttttttttttaaacaaaaaaatgtttcattcactattatgatcattatcatgcattgaaaacattgaattttatttaatcacTTGCCGATACAttccaaaaaaaataattatttttcttaataGAAATAAAGAGTTTTCAACAGAGAAACCGATGAAATCTgagagtttattttatttttatctggtgTACTTTCGAAATCTTGTTTGGAAGTTGTCATCATTAGCTATTTAGTTTTGATTAACTTTTGTCCAATATGCTATTTGTTATtcgatatacatatatatattattcatcaTTTGAATCTGATTATTAGATTTTCAAAATGATTATGGGGTTAATATTTAGAAAttctaaaataaaaatgtataataATTACTTTATTATTCATGGGCGATaaaagtagaggatattcgtaggctgctagtattcgatcataggtgtcttcgaagcattgctcgtatatcctgggatcaccgggtaagtagtacagttgttaggaaacgggtactaggtaaggatgacaaatcgattgatgtagtagtgaaacttcatcagttgatatggctaggacacgtgttacgtatgcccaaccaccaaaTGCCCCAACGTGTGacgttttatggtgtaggagtaggttgggagaaagctag is part of the Schistosoma mansoni strain Puerto Rico chromosome 1, complete genome genome and harbors:
- a CDS encoding putative amine GPCR: MFGDNSVIPSVYYIFASIADISGVLFNIFTLIFISFTNLGSKSSTILFCTQCGFDGLACFFAIITLFTSVDIGNYNDWFAVFLCRIWISEYWTKLIELLNVSNLMWISIDRFCAVYLQIKYKAFQKYELFICYTFILCNAILTPIPFIFTVKHDNDTCNITDLAYDSQFANFLVFNWFVFAYIIPSVVMITCYSRVYCIIKHSVVQSQANNSSSFTTECSTQIGNTSTFSQLQTSTHKSASKPSSSLRQVQSVLLSITLMCSLFVLSHSYYHIYSLLSLFGAIEYQAISLQRRLSVFFTVINSSLNPIILLLSSQKLRRRLNKFFRKFCFKMKFSKNSNTVISTIDSNTKTSGD